A genomic segment from Triticum dicoccoides isolate Atlit2015 ecotype Zavitan chromosome 1A, WEW_v2.0, whole genome shotgun sequence encodes:
- the LOC119365241 gene encoding heat shock 70 kDa protein 15-like: MSVVGFDLGNESCIVGVARQRGIDVVLNEESKRETPAIVCFGDKQRFIGTAGAANSTMNPKNSISQIKRLLGRKFADPELQRDLQSFPFRVSEGPDGFPLVHARYLGEEHAFTPTQLLAMVLSNLKAIAEDNLKSAVVDCCIGIPVYFTDLQRRSVLDAATIAGLRPLRLFHETTATALAYGIYKNDLPENDQLNVAFVDVGHASMQVSIVGYKKGQLKMLSHAYDRSLGGRDFDEALFKHFAAKFKEEYKIDVYQNARACIRLRVACEKLKKMLSANPEAPMNIECLMDEKDVRGFIKRDEFEQISAPVLERVKGPLEKALAEAGLTTESVHFVEVVGSGSRVPAIIRIITEFFGKEPRRTMNASECVARGCALQCAILSPTFKVREFQVNEGFPFSIALSWKPDSQNNEPQQTVVFPKGNPIPSVKALTFYRSNTFAVDVLNVETEDSQVTQKISTYTIGPFQSSKGEKAKLKVKVRLNIHGIVSLESATMLEEEEVEVPVSATSEVPKDANKMETDATDVNMQEPKGTTDTAEGATGDGAQDSEEKSAPMDTDAKTEPSKKEVKKTNVPVAELVYGAMGSAELEKAVEKEYEMALQDRVMEETKEKKNSVEAYVYDMRNKLYEKYSDYVTWEDKVTLTAKLQEVEDWLYEDGEDETKGVYVAKLEELKKVGGPIEARYREWEERGPAIEQLAYCIRSFREAALSSDPKFEHIDISEKQKVVNECSGAETWLHEKKQQQNALPKHADPALLVSDIKKKAEALDRFCKSIMTKPKPAPKPQTPPPAETSPPEAQTPEQQPDGATEASEPASEGGAWEQPAAEQMDTDEPDPNSA, from the exons ATGAGCGTGGTTGGGTTTGATTTGGGCAACGAGAGCTGCATTGTGGGGGTGGCACGGCAGCGTGGCATCGACGTGGTTCTCAATGAGGAATCCAAACGGGAGACCCCTGCCATCGTCTGCTTTGGTGACAAGCAGCGCTTCATCGGCACTGCAGGCGCTGCCAACTCCACCATGAACCCAAAGAACTCCATCTCACAGATCAAGCGCTTGCTGGGCCGCAAGTTTGCTGATCCTGAACTGCAGCGCGATCTGCAGTCATTCCCTTTCCGTGTCTCGGAGGGCCCCGACGGGTTCCCACTCGTGCACGCCCGGTATCTGGGGGAGGAGCATGCTTTCACCCCCACGCAGCTGCTTGCCATGGTGCTGTCTAATCTGAAGGCCATTGCTGAGGATAACCTGAAGTCCGCTGTTGTTGATTGCTGCATTGGTATACCGGTGTATTTCACTGACCTGCAGCGTAGGTCTGTTCTTGATGCTGCCACTATCGCTGGTCTCCGGCCGTTGCGTCTGTTCCATGAGACCACTGCTACTGCATTGGCATATGGCATCTATAAGAACGATCTCCCTGAGAATGATCAGCTGAACGTCGCATTTGTTGATGTCGGGCATGCCAGCATGCAGGTAAGCATTGTCGGGTACAAGAAGGGGCAGCTGAAGATGCTGTCCCACGCATATGACCGGTCTCTTGGTGGAAGAGACTTTGATGAAGCCCTGTTTAAGCACTTTGCGGCAAAATTTAAAGAGGAGTATAAGATTGATGTCTACCAGAATGCCCGCGCGTGCATTAGGTTGCGTGTGGCCTGTGAGAAGCTCAAGAAGATGCTGAGCGCCAATCCGGAGGCACCGATGAATATTGAGTGCTTGATGGATGAGAAGGATGTGCGAGGCTTCATCAAGAGGGATGAATTTGAACAAATCAGTGCCCCAGTACTAGAACGTGTGAAAGGGCCGCTGGAGAAGGCCTTGGCCGAAGCTGGCTTGACAACTGAAAGTGTGCACTTTGTTGAGGTTGTTGGATCAGGTTCTCGTGTCCCTGCTATAATTAGGATTATCACTGAATTCTTTGGAAAGGAACCTCGGAGAACTATGAATGCAAGTGAATGTGTTGCCCGGGGATGCGCTCTTCAGTGTGCTATACTTAGTCCCACGTTCAAAGTGCGGGAGTTCCAG GTTAATGAAGGTTTTCCTTTTTCAATCGCTTTATCATGGAAACCAGATTCCCAGAACAATGAGCCCCAACAAACAGTGGTATTTCCAAAGGGGAACCCTATCCCGAGCGTCAAAGCTCTGACCTTCTATAGGTCCAATACATTTGCAGTGGATGTTCTGAATGTCGAAACGGAAGATTCGCAAGTAACACAAAAAATTAGCACATACACG ATCGGCCCTTTCCAATCCAGCAAAGGTGAGAAGGCAAAGCTGAAAGTGAAAGTTCGTCTCAACATTCATGGAATAGTCTCTCTTGAATCAGCGACG ATGctggaggaggaggaagtggaagTTCCAGTTTCAGCTACAAGTGAGgtgccaaaggatgctaacaaaatgGAGACAGATGCCACTGATGTCAATATGCAGGAGCCTAAAGGTACTACAGACACTGCTGAGGGTGCTACTGGAGATGGGGCACAAGATTCTGAGGAAAAATCTGCTCCTATGGATACTGATGCCAAG actGAGCCATCAAAAAAGGAAGTCAAGAAAACTAATGTCCCAGTTGCGGAATTGGTGTATGGTGcaatggggtctgctgagttggagaAAGCTGTTGAGAAGGAGTATGAGATGGCTCTTCAAGACAGAGTTATGGAAGAAACCAAAGAGAAAAAGAATTCCGTGGAGGCCTATGTTTATGACATGCGTAACAAG CTTTATGAGAAGTACTCTGATTATGTTACATGGGAGGACAAAGTAACTTTGACGGCTAAGCTTCAGGAGGTTGAGGATTGGCTGTACGAAGATGGCGAGGATGAGACCAAGGGAGTCTATGTTGCAAAACTGGAAGAACTTAAAAAG GTTGGTGGCCCTATCGAGGCGCGCTACAGAGAGTGGGAAGAAAGAGGTCCTGCTATTGAGCAACTAGCGTACTGCATCCGCAGTTTCAGGGAGGCTGCATTGTCTAGTGACCCAAAGTTTGAGCATATCGACATATCGGAGAAACAAAAG GTTGTTAATGAGTGCTCTGGAGCGGAGACTTGGCTGcatgagaaaaaacagcagcagaatGCTTTACCAAAGCATGCTGACCCTGCTCTCCTTGTTTCCGACATTAAGAAGAAGGCGGAAGCACTTGACAG ATTTTGCAAATCGATCATGACAAAGCCAAAGCCAGCACCGAAGCCACAGACACCACCCCCGGCCGAAACTTCACCACCAGAGGCTCAAACACCAGAGCAGCAGCCAGATGGTGCCACTGAAGCTAGTGAGCCGGCCAGTGAGGGAGGTGCGTGGGAGCAGCCTGCAGCCGAGCAGATGGACACCGACGAACCTGATCCTAACTCGGCATAG